The uncultured Desulfobulbus sp. genome window below encodes:
- a CDS encoding DUF4810 domain-containing protein has protein sequence MTNTNCLLALAGASILLGGCAPGPKPLYTWGEYQPSLYAYYQKSTGTTQEQISALHKTLEEAQAKNIPVPPGFHAHLGLLYATLGDGEQARQEFIQEKALFPESGQYMDFLLRRKGEKQ, from the coding sequence ATGACAAACACAAACTGCCTGCTTGCCCTTGCCGGAGCCAGTATTCTTTTGGGAGGATGTGCTCCCGGGCCAAAGCCGCTCTATACCTGGGGAGAATACCAACCCTCGCTCTATGCCTATTATCAAAAAAGTACAGGCACCACACAGGAGCAGATTTCCGCTCTCCATAAAACACTTGAAGAGGCGCAGGCCAAAAACATCCCTGTGCCTCCGGGATTTCATGCCCATCTTGGGCTATTGTATGCCACCCTTGGTGATGGTGAACAGGCCCGGCAGGAATTCATTCAAGAAAAGGCGCTCTTCCCTGAATCTGGCCAATATATGGATTTTCTTCTTCGCCGGAAGGGGGAGAAACAATGA
- a CDS encoding TRAP transporter large permease subunit — protein sequence MTGIIMFFAALLMLGIGYPVAFTFGSVSIFFGFIAAMVEMSPDLSIVTVADEFFRMFSMMPFRVYSIMNNTILMAIPLFIFMGIILQRSQLAERLLEAMGTLFGRVRGGIAVSTVVVGALLAASTGVVGASVVAMGVISLPVMLRYGYSKPLATGTICAAGTLGQIIPPSVVLVVLGDVFQIPVGDLFAGALGPGIGLVAIYVVFILLWSYFKKEDAPAMPKQEGSRIAIIKKALLAILPPLTLIFLVLGSIFIGIATPTESAAVGSVGAVVLAALYKKLSWQVVEESALETVKVAAMVFAILIGATAFSMVFLYSGADLIVEEIMLSLPGQKWTFVFLVMLVIFVLGFFIDFFEITYIVVPIIQPVAATIGLDPLWFAILIAMNLQTSFLTPPFGFSLFYLKGCCPPEVQTVDIYRGVIPFIFLQALVLFSLALFPQLYGL from the coding sequence ATGACAGGAATCATCATGTTTTTTGCCGCCCTGCTGATGTTAGGCATCGGATACCCGGTGGCCTTCACCTTCGGTTCGGTCTCTATCTTCTTTGGCTTTATCGCCGCGATGGTGGAAATGTCGCCTGATTTAAGCATTGTCACTGTTGCCGATGAATTTTTCCGCATGTTTTCGATGATGCCTTTTCGGGTCTATTCGATCATGAACAACACCATTCTCATGGCGATCCCCCTGTTTATTTTCATGGGGATTATTCTTCAACGGTCCCAGCTCGCTGAACGACTTCTGGAAGCCATGGGGACTCTTTTTGGACGGGTGCGCGGTGGGATTGCAGTAAGCACGGTTGTCGTAGGGGCACTGCTCGCCGCTTCAACCGGTGTGGTGGGAGCCTCTGTCGTCGCCATGGGCGTCATCTCACTTCCGGTCATGCTCCGCTATGGTTATTCAAAACCCCTAGCAACCGGAACCATCTGCGCCGCCGGAACCCTCGGCCAAATTATCCCCCCTTCAGTTGTTCTTGTTGTCTTGGGAGATGTCTTTCAGATTCCTGTCGGCGATCTCTTTGCTGGCGCCTTAGGACCAGGCATTGGCCTGGTTGCCATCTATGTTGTCTTTATTCTTCTCTGGTCCTACTTCAAGAAAGAAGACGCGCCTGCAATGCCCAAGCAGGAAGGTTCTCGAATAGCCATCATAAAAAAGGCGCTTCTTGCCATTTTGCCACCACTTACCCTCATATTTCTGGTCCTGGGCTCAATATTCATCGGTATTGCGACTCCCACAGAGTCGGCCGCTGTGGGCAGCGTAGGTGCGGTTGTCCTTGCAGCTCTATATAAAAAACTGAGCTGGCAAGTCGTTGAGGAGTCTGCCCTGGAAACAGTTAAAGTTGCGGCAATGGTCTTTGCTATTCTCATTGGCGCCACAGCCTTTTCCATGGTGTTTCTCTACTCTGGTGCAGATTTAATCGTTGAAGAAATTATGCTTAGCCTTCCTGGGCAAAAGTGGACCTTTGTCTTTCTAGTGATGCTGGTTATTTTTGTTCTGGGTTTTTTTATCGACTTCTTTGAGATTACCTATATCGTCGTGCCCATTATCCAGCCTGTGGCCGCAACCATTGGCCTGGATCCTCTTTGGTTTGCCATTCTCATTGCCATGAATCTGCAGACGTCATTTCTTACTCCTCCATTTGGTTTTTCACTTTTCTATTTGAAAGGATGCTGCCCCCCCGAAGTGCAAACCGTTGATATCTATCGAGGGGTCATTCCTTTTATTTTTTTGCAGGCGCTGGTTCTCTTTTCCCTGGCTCTTTTCCCTCAACTCTATGGTCTATAA
- a CDS encoding DUF799 domain-containing protein: MKPLCLFLFVLMAFTGCATPPPYDYSAFRQNQPRSILVLPPINQSPEIHAGHGVLAQVAMPLAESGYYVFPVTLVEETFINNGLTQPEDIHGVPLQKLHEIFAADAALYMVITEYGTKYMVLASDTRVTLEAKLIDLRTGQKLWEGRATASSAEQSGGNSGGLAGMLAQALVEQIINTMADVTYDMAGLADNRLLRAGRKNGLLYGPRSPHFGTESLEKK, from the coding sequence ATGAAACCGCTCTGCTTGTTCCTCTTCGTTCTGATGGCATTCACTGGCTGTGCAACGCCACCACCCTATGACTACAGTGCCTTCAGGCAAAATCAACCACGCTCTATTCTTGTTCTGCCACCCATCAATCAAAGTCCTGAGATACATGCCGGACATGGGGTACTGGCACAGGTAGCCATGCCTCTGGCAGAATCGGGCTACTACGTCTTTCCAGTGACGCTGGTGGAAGAGACCTTTATCAACAACGGGCTCACCCAGCCTGAAGATATCCATGGTGTCCCCTTGCAAAAACTCCATGAAATTTTTGCAGCCGATGCTGCTCTCTACATGGTTATTACCGAATACGGAACCAAGTACATGGTCCTTGCCAGCGATACTCGGGTCACCTTGGAGGCCAAACTCATCGATCTGCGAACAGGACAGAAACTCTGGGAAGGCAGAGCAACGGCCTCAAGTGCCGAGCAAAGTGGTGGCAACAGTGGTGGATTGGCAGGCATGCTAGCCCAGGCCCTGGTTGAACAGATCATCAACACCATGGCTGACGTCACCTACGACATGGCAGGACTTGCCGATAATCGTCTTTTACGGGCAGGCAGAAAAAATGGGCTGCTTTACGGCCCCCGTTCGCCTCACTTTGGTACTGAAAGCCTAGAAAAGAAATAA
- a CDS encoding DctP family TRAP transporter solute-binding subunit — protein MLKRTLVFALALGVLMCMPAFSDAAGKYKKEYKMSVVVGPKLPWGQGATKFADLVRERTDGRINIKVYTSSSLMAGKQTNEFLIHRRGVAEFCFASTINWSTTIKELNLFNLPFLFPDYKALDAVTQGEIGDEIGDLLHKKGVTLLGWGENGFRALTNSKGPVAKPADLEGMKIRVVGTPIFIDTMTALGANPVNMNWGDAQVAFQQGVVDGQENPVVAIEIPVKIWQFHKYATIWRYVIDPLMFTVNNKVLASFTPEDQQIIRQAAIEAGEWQRALVRKGLIAPDLSALDTMRENGMEVVVLDPEARKAFRAKTASVYEKWIPTVGAELVEKAEKAIAASQK, from the coding sequence ATGTTGAAACGGACACTCGTTTTTGCGCTGGCTCTTGGCGTGCTCATGTGTATGCCCGCATTTTCTGATGCGGCTGGCAAATACAAAAAAGAATACAAGATGAGCGTGGTTGTCGGTCCGAAACTCCCCTGGGGGCAGGGAGCGACAAAATTTGCCGATCTGGTGCGAGAGCGCACTGATGGCCGCATTAACATCAAGGTATACACCTCGTCCTCACTGATGGCGGGCAAACAAACCAATGAGTTTCTGATCCATCGCCGTGGGGTGGCAGAGTTCTGCTTTGCTTCCACCATTAACTGGTCGACCACCATCAAGGAACTTAATCTTTTTAACCTGCCTTTCCTTTTTCCAGATTATAAAGCCCTTGATGCCGTAACTCAGGGAGAAATCGGTGACGAGATTGGCGATTTGCTCCACAAAAAAGGCGTAACCCTGCTTGGCTGGGGAGAAAACGGCTTCCGCGCTCTCACAAATTCCAAGGGGCCGGTTGCCAAACCCGCCGACCTGGAAGGCATGAAAATTCGTGTGGTCGGCACCCCGATCTTCATCGACACCATGACCGCCTTAGGCGCCAACCCGGTGAACATGAACTGGGGTGATGCCCAGGTTGCCTTTCAGCAGGGTGTTGTAGACGGTCAGGAAAATCCGGTGGTAGCCATCGAGATTCCTGTGAAAATCTGGCAATTTCACAAGTATGCGACCATCTGGCGCTATGTGATCGACCCGCTCATGTTCACCGTGAACAACAAGGTCCTGGCAAGCTTTACCCCAGAAGATCAGCAAATCATTCGCCAAGCCGCGATTGAGGCTGGCGAGTGGCAGCGAGCACTGGTCCGCAAGGGGTTGATTGCCCCCGATCTCAGCGCTCTTGACACCATGCGTGAAAACGGAATGGAAGTCGTCGTGCTTGATCCGGAAGCTCGTAAGGCATTTCGCGCAAAAACCGCCTCTGTGTATGAAAAATGGATCCCCACTGTCGGTGCGGAGCTGGTCGAAAAAGCTGAAAAAGCCATCGCGGCATCACAAAAGTAG
- a CDS encoding DMT family transporter, whose amino-acid sequence MPYFLLVLTTLFWSGNFVLGRGMHAVMPPVALSFWRWSLALIILLAVAHKHLWNDRRVLMRHSRFIILQGLLGVTGFNTLLYMAMQHTSVINGVLVNSCVPVLIALFSWLIYRETLRPRQYVGILLSLSGVALIMVKGDLSMLLQVSFNQGDLLVLAAAVVWALYSTNLRSYPEAIHPLAYLSAMTMVGLCGIIPLYLFELYQGKTFVLTLPVATTIGYVALFASVLAFIFWNRAVRSIGANRAGPFVHLMPVFSSALAMVFLGEQPAWYHGQGVLLIFIGIVLTTVQVRRRALS is encoded by the coding sequence ATGCCCTATTTTTTGCTCGTTCTGACAACTCTGTTCTGGTCCGGTAATTTTGTACTCGGCCGAGGCATGCACGCGGTGATGCCACCGGTTGCCCTCTCCTTTTGGCGTTGGTCTCTTGCTCTTATCATACTGCTTGCGGTGGCCCATAAGCACCTCTGGAATGATCGCAGGGTTTTGATGCGTCATTCTCGCTTCATCATCCTCCAGGGGCTTTTAGGGGTCACCGGGTTTAACACCCTGCTCTATATGGCTATGCAACATACCAGCGTCATCAATGGGGTGTTGGTGAATTCATGTGTTCCGGTGCTTATTGCCTTATTTTCCTGGTTGATCTATCGGGAGACGCTTCGCCCACGCCAATATGTTGGTATTTTGCTTTCGCTCTCCGGGGTTGCCCTGATTATGGTCAAGGGGGATCTTTCCATGCTGCTTCAGGTCTCCTTTAACCAGGGAGATCTTCTGGTTTTAGCTGCAGCTGTGGTTTGGGCCTTGTATTCCACCAACCTGCGGAGTTATCCCGAAGCGATACATCCGCTTGCCTACCTCAGTGCCATGACGATGGTTGGCCTCTGCGGAATTATTCCTCTTTATCTCTTTGAGTTGTATCAGGGCAAAACCTTTGTTCTGACCCTACCCGTTGCAACAACCATTGGCTATGTTGCTCTCTTTGCTTCGGTGCTCGCCTTTATTTTCTGGAATCGTGCAGTACGGAGCATCGGGGCCAACAGGGCCGGTCCTTTTGTGCATCTCATGCCTGTCTTCAGTTCCGCCCTGGCTATGGTATTTTTGGGAGAACAGCCAGCCTGGTACCACGGACAGGGAGTGCTGCTGATATTTATTGGGATTGTCCTCACTACAGTGCAGGTGCGAAGACGAGCCCTCTCTTGA
- a CDS encoding TRAP transporter small permease subunit: protein MLERIEQLYRVFNRILGKILAVVFLLMALNVFYDVVMRYFFHNSSVGMQELEWHLFSIVILYGVSVALLDEGHVRVDFLYDRYSVRTKALVNIIGTVFFLVPLACLVMFGSFDFVKDSYEIKEISENPGGLHYRFLIKAMIPVSFGVLIFTAIGYTIKNVRLFRQTIQHDSQIKDTEGQA, encoded by the coding sequence ATGTTGGAACGAATCGAACAATTGTATCGTGTGTTCAACCGTATCCTGGGCAAGATTCTGGCGGTTGTTTTTCTCCTCATGGCTCTCAATGTTTTTTACGATGTAGTCATGCGCTATTTTTTCCACAACAGTTCTGTCGGCATGCAGGAGCTTGAGTGGCACCTCTTTTCCATCGTCATTCTTTATGGTGTCTCCGTTGCCCTCCTTGATGAGGGCCACGTTCGTGTTGACTTCCTCTATGACCGATATTCGGTAAGAACGAAGGCGCTTGTCAATATCATCGGCACGGTCTTCTTTCTGGTGCCCCTTGCCTGTCTGGTTATGTTCGGTTCTTTTGATTTTGTCAAAGACTCCTATGAGATTAAAGAAATATCGGAAAACCCTGGGGGCCTTCACTACCGTTTCCTCATCAAAGCCATGATCCCGGTATCGTTTGGTGTCCTTATTTTCACGGCCATCGGCTACACCATCAAAAATGTACGGCTCTTTAGGCAGACAATCCAGCACGACAGCCAAATCAAAGATACGGAGGGACAGGCATGA
- a CDS encoding TRAP transporter small permease has translation MSVRWIAGHLEEVLGAALLAGMAFLALANVITRYIFHYPLAFTEELEINALVWLTLFGTSLAFRRGHHLRMLFFQDKLPPKLRFWLTQLLQLAGIGLFATLGYLGYLQLVDEYVLEITSESLNLPQWIYTLCIPVGCTMIVLRIIEVVVRDVRGMR, from the coding sequence ATGTCTGTTCGCTGGATCGCCGGGCACCTTGAAGAGGTGCTCGGCGCCGCTTTACTGGCTGGCATGGCCTTTTTGGCCCTGGCCAATGTCATAACCCGGTATATCTTTCATTATCCCCTGGCCTTTACTGAAGAACTTGAGATCAATGCACTTGTCTGGCTGACTCTCTTTGGAACCAGTTTGGCTTTCAGACGGGGGCATCACCTGCGGATGCTTTTTTTCCAGGACAAACTCCCACCAAAACTCCGTTTCTGGCTCACTCAACTGTTACAGTTGGCAGGAATAGGCCTCTTTGCCACCCTGGGGTATCTGGGGTATTTGCAGCTGGTCGACGAATATGTTTTGGAAATTACCTCCGAATCTCTCAATCTTCCCCAATGGATCTATACGCTCTGTATTCCCGTTGGTTGCACCATGATTGTTCTCCGTATTATTGAAGTCGTCGTCCGCGATGTAAGGGGGATGCGCTGA
- a CDS encoding TRAP transporter substrate-binding protein, with product MKRLGAVVVTLCLLLASPLYAEGVKKIRWNLATTWNSTLTPLINPPKRVAELVQEMSGGNFTIRVSGAEKHKAPLEILDMVKGGQYEMGHTASYYWKGKDATTTLFTTVPFGMTMSEQESWLFYGGGLELMQKCYAKFGVYSFPGGNTGVQMGGWFRKEIKSLEDLKGLKMRIPSVAGEVFAKLGVNVTNIAPGELYTALDRGTIDALEWVGPGMDIKMGFHKIAPFYYAGWHEPASDMQFLISKKAFYALPKQYQSILKTAIQATAADMYYENFAMSAKAWMAMKTEYPDIKVMTFPEPVLKAMKQATDEVLDGYAAGNPEFKEVLDSQRAFLKSARQWTRMSEQYFLEQAEKVMQEQ from the coding sequence ATGAAACGTTTAGGAGCCGTTGTCGTCACACTCTGCCTGTTGCTCGCATCTCCACTCTACGCTGAAGGGGTGAAAAAGATCCGCTGGAATCTAGCGACCACCTGGAACAGCACCCTGACACCACTGATCAATCCTCCCAAACGTGTTGCTGAACTTGTTCAAGAAATGAGTGGAGGGAATTTCACCATTCGGGTCTCCGGTGCAGAAAAACACAAAGCTCCACTGGAGATTCTCGATATGGTCAAAGGAGGTCAGTATGAAATGGGACATACGGCCTCCTATTACTGGAAAGGTAAAGATGCAACCACTACCCTATTTACCACAGTGCCTTTTGGCATGACTATGAGCGAGCAAGAGTCCTGGTTGTTCTATGGAGGGGGGCTTGAACTCATGCAGAAATGTTATGCAAAATTTGGAGTCTACTCATTCCCAGGAGGAAACACTGGCGTACAGATGGGGGGCTGGTTTCGAAAGGAAATTAAAAGCTTAGAAGATCTCAAAGGACTTAAAATGCGCATTCCCAGTGTTGCTGGTGAAGTCTTTGCGAAATTGGGGGTTAACGTGACGAATATTGCGCCTGGAGAACTTTATACGGCTCTCGATCGTGGCACCATAGATGCGCTTGAGTGGGTGGGGCCTGGAATGGATATCAAGATGGGCTTCCATAAAATAGCCCCCTTTTATTATGCAGGTTGGCATGAACCCGCATCAGACATGCAATTTTTGATCAGCAAAAAAGCCTTTTATGCACTGCCCAAACAGTATCAGAGCATCCTCAAAACAGCAATTCAGGCAACAGCTGCCGACATGTACTATGAAAACTTTGCCATGTCTGCCAAGGCCTGGATGGCTATGAAAACCGAATACCCAGATATCAAGGTTATGACCTTTCCTGAGCCGGTGTTGAAAGCCATGAAACAGGCAACAGATGAAGTCCTTGATGGCTACGCAGCTGGAAACCCAGAATTTAAAGAGGTACTTGACTCCCAGCGTGCATTCCTCAAATCAGCACGACAGTGGACCAGAATGTCCGAACAGTATTTTCTGGAACAGGCAGAAAAAGTTATGCAAGAACAGTAA
- a CDS encoding TRAP transporter substrate-binding protein, whose protein sequence is MKRIRALIFILAALPLIGSPAFAKEKKVRWNMALTWNSTLTPFVDAPKKVAKMVGEMTNGMFIIKVEGAEKHKAPLEILDMVKGGQYQMGHTASYYWKGKDAATALFTTVPFGMNNDEQNAWLYYGGGMELMQQCYDKFGVYAFPGGNTGVQMGGWFRKEIRSLDDLKGLKMRIPSVAGEVFAKLGVNVTNIAPGELYTSLDRGTIDALEWVGPGMDIKMGFHKIAPYYYAGWHEPATDLQFLINKREFDKLPLSYQAALKTAMQAASADMHYENFAMSAEAWTSMKSEFPNIKVMTFPEPVLAAMKQATDEVLAGYAAKDPFFKKVLESQRVFMKKARQWTKMSEQYYLEQSEKVVQ, encoded by the coding sequence ATGAAACGTATCCGTGCCCTGATCTTTATCCTTGCTGCCCTTCCCCTTATTGGTAGCCCAGCTTTTGCCAAAGAGAAAAAAGTCCGCTGGAACATGGCTCTGACCTGGAACTCAACACTAACCCCATTTGTTGATGCCCCCAAAAAGGTGGCCAAGATGGTCGGAGAGATGACCAACGGTATGTTCATTATCAAGGTAGAGGGGGCGGAAAAGCACAAAGCGCCCCTGGAAATTCTTGATATGGTTAAAGGTGGGCAATACCAGATGGGACATACTGCTTCCTACTACTGGAAAGGCAAAGATGCTGCCACCGCGCTGTTCACAACGGTTCCCTTTGGCATGAACAACGACGAACAAAACGCCTGGCTTTACTATGGCGGCGGCATGGAACTGATGCAACAGTGCTACGACAAATTTGGAGTGTATGCCTTTCCAGGGGGAAATACCGGAGTACAAATGGGCGGCTGGTTCCGCAAAGAAATTCGCTCATTAGATGATCTCAAAGGATTAAAAATGCGCATTCCCAGTGTAGCAGGCGAAGTCTTTGCAAAACTGGGGGTTAATGTCACAAACATCGCGCCTGGAGAATTGTACACCTCGCTTGACCGCGGGACAATAGATGCCCTGGAGTGGGTTGGCCCTGGCATGGATATCAAAATGGGGTTCCATAAAATCGCCCCCTACTACTATGCAGGATGGCATGAGCCGGCAACAGATCTTCAATTTTTGATCAACAAACGAGAATTTGACAAACTCCCCCTCTCCTATCAAGCAGCTCTGAAAACCGCTATGCAAGCCGCGAGTGCAGATATGCATTATGAGAACTTTGCCATGAGTGCTGAGGCCTGGACCTCCATGAAGTCGGAGTTTCCCAACATCAAAGTGATGACATTTCCAGAACCGGTGCTCGCTGCAATGAAACAGGCGACAGATGAGGTTCTTGCCGGATACGCCGCCAAGGATCCTTTCTTTAAAAAGGTCCTTGAATCGCAAAGAGTATTCATGAAAAAGGCACGCCAGTGGACCAAGATGAGTGAGCAGTATTACCTGGAACAATCGGAAAAGGTTGTGCAATAG
- a CDS encoding CsgG/HfaB family protein, which produces MNKYVLLILASACLLVSGCASETSRTIATQEVTAASRPYYGQKTPLAVGKFENRSSYLRGIFTDGVDRMGNQAKTILVSHLQQTGRFQVLERTNMEELQQEAKLSGATQHLSGAQYVITGDITEFGRKQIGDHQLWGILGRGKSQIAYAKATLNVISVQTSEVVFSAKGAGEYALSDREVIGFGGTSGYDSTLNGKVLDLAIREAVNNLTAGIDSGAWQPGN; this is translated from the coding sequence ATGAACAAATACGTATTGCTTATCCTCGCATCAGCCTGTCTTCTTGTTTCCGGATGTGCCAGCGAAACCTCTCGGACCATTGCCACACAAGAAGTTACTGCGGCCTCGCGCCCCTATTACGGTCAAAAAACGCCCCTTGCAGTGGGTAAATTTGAAAACAGATCCTCGTACTTGAGAGGTATTTTTACAGATGGTGTCGATCGCATGGGCAACCAGGCCAAAACTATTCTGGTGAGCCATCTCCAGCAGACAGGCCGCTTTCAGGTGCTGGAACGAACCAACATGGAAGAGTTGCAACAGGAAGCCAAGCTCAGCGGAGCAACGCAGCATTTATCTGGAGCACAATACGTCATTACTGGAGACATTACCGAGTTTGGTCGTAAACAAATAGGCGATCACCAGTTGTGGGGGATTTTAGGACGCGGAAAAAGTCAGATCGCCTATGCCAAGGCAACCCTCAATGTCATTAGCGTGCAAACATCAGAGGTCGTTTTTTCCGCCAAAGGCGCAGGTGAATATGCCTTATCTGACCGGGAGGTCATAGGGTTTGGAGGAACTTCAGGCTACGATTCAACGCTCAATGGAAAAGTGTTAGACCTGGCAATTCGTGAAGCGGTCAATAACCTGACGGCAGGAATCGACTCTGGTGCCTGGCAACCAGGAAACTAA
- a CDS encoding TRAP transporter large permease, with protein sequence MGLGLFLGFFALLILGAPIALAIGIPSFAVIWGADLGVPVISPNFFAGIAKFPLLAIPLFILAGFILERCDISRRIIHFANLLVGQRKGGLAIVAIGVCVFFGGVSGSGPADAAAIGAILIPAMYSQGYSKSYSAALIAAAGSTAIIVPPSIALIIYGAITNTSVPALFAAGAIPGFLAGLSLLIPALWIAIRKGYGANVKEETEQSLWLAFKDSFWGLLAPIIILGGLYGGIFTPTEAAVVAVFYSSLLGLVIYRTLDFKKMYQILVDAFEASAIVLLIVAFAGLFSWAGSTVGILDRCAQMLMGISDNEWVVLFLINVLIFFGGMLIDAVSIFYIFLPIFMPIIAHFGWDPIWFGVVMTLNLAIGQFTPPVAVNLFVTTQLARIRLEKTFTTVIPMVLAMMVALLVVILFPSLSLFIPKIFHLM encoded by the coding sequence ATGGGTCTTGGTTTATTTTTAGGTTTCTTCGCTCTTCTCATACTTGGAGCCCCCATTGCCCTGGCCATTGGCATCCCCAGTTTTGCTGTTATCTGGGGTGCTGATCTCGGAGTACCGGTCATCTCTCCCAATTTTTTTGCCGGAATTGCCAAATTTCCCCTGCTGGCTATCCCTCTCTTTATTCTGGCTGGTTTCATTCTTGAACGCTGCGATATTTCTCGCCGCATTATTCATTTTGCCAATCTTTTGGTGGGCCAGCGCAAAGGGGGACTGGCCATCGTCGCCATTGGGGTCTGTGTCTTTTTTGGTGGCGTCTCCGGCTCAGGTCCGGCTGATGCGGCGGCAATAGGTGCTATCCTGATCCCGGCTATGTATTCCCAGGGATACAGCAAAAGCTATAGTGCTGCCTTGATTGCAGCGGCGGGCTCAACGGCGATCATCGTGCCTCCATCGATTGCCCTTATTATCTACGGGGCCATTACCAATACCTCTGTCCCCGCACTCTTTGCAGCTGGTGCGATCCCCGGATTTCTCGCCGGTCTGTCTCTGCTGATTCCCGCCTTATGGATTGCCATTCGCAAGGGATATGGCGCCAATGTCAAAGAAGAAACAGAGCAAAGTCTCTGGCTTGCCTTTAAGGATTCCTTTTGGGGATTGTTGGCCCCAATCATTATCCTCGGAGGCCTGTATGGGGGTATTTTCACCCCAACGGAAGCAGCCGTCGTCGCTGTTTTTTACAGTTCTCTTCTGGGACTGGTCATCTATCGAACCCTAGATTTCAAAAAAATGTACCAGATTCTGGTCGATGCTTTTGAGGCTTCGGCCATTGTTCTCTTGATAGTGGCTTTTGCCGGGCTTTTTTCCTGGGCGGGCTCGACAGTAGGCATCCTTGACAGATGTGCCCAGATGCTCATGGGGATCTCCGATAATGAATGGGTTGTGCTGTTTCTCATCAATGTGCTCATTTTCTTTGGTGGCATGCTGATAGACGCGGTTTCGATCTTCTACATTTTCCTGCCTATCTTCATGCCCATTATCGCGCATTTCGGCTGGGATCCGATCTGGTTTGGCGTGGTTATGACGCTCAATCTGGCCATAGGTCAGTTTACGCCACCAGTTGCGGTGAATCTCTTTGTGACCACCCAGTTAGCCCGTATTCGTCTGGAAAAAACGTTCACTACCGTCATTCCCATGGTGCTGGCGATGATGGTGGCCCTGCTGGTGGTGATTCTTTTTCCATCGCTTTCCCTGTTTATCCCGAAAATTTTTCATCTTATGTAA